From one Treponema denticola genomic stretch:
- a CDS encoding DsrE family protein, which translates to MHYKVLFRIEKFNLIDKLKHKITNYKRYCEETGDTAEIEVVFAGDVVKYFENFENDFTDSGLDIALCHNALTGQNMPDINYKNIRTVRAGIGEIISRKAEGFIEYTIE; encoded by the coding sequence ATGCATTATAAGGTTTTATTTAGGATTGAAAAGTTTAACTTAATAGACAAGTTAAAACACAAGATAACTAATTATAAAAGATATTGTGAAGAAACGGGCGATACTGCCGAAATTGAAGTTGTTTTTGCAGGGGATGTTGTAAAATACTTTGAAAATTTTGAAAACGATTTTACGGATTCGGGACTAGACATAGCCCTATGTCACAATGCCCTTACAGGACAAAACATGCCCGATATAAACTATAAAAATATTAGAACCGTCAGGGCCGGAATAGGCGAAATTATAAGCCGGAAAGCCGAAGGTTTTATCGAATATACGATAGAATAA
- the rpsD gene encoding 30S ribosomal protein S4, producing the protein MAIKQPKGKTVRRLGVNIYGNPKYDKLLDRKPNGPGKERGARKRGKTSVYGEQLKEKQKFRFAYGISERQFRNLYKKASRMPGVTGDNMISLMEQRLDNTIYRMGFAISRAQARQMVTHAYFFINGKPVNIPSMCVSVNDVITTKNKKGIQNLIRHNMSTSQSARGSWLTVDDEKLSATVNILPVTTDIQPVGNIQNVVEYYSRNA; encoded by the coding sequence ATGGCGATTAAACAGCCTAAGGGAAAAACAGTTAGACGACTCGGCGTTAATATTTACGGCAACCCAAAATATGACAAACTTTTGGATCGCAAGCCGAATGGTCCCGGAAAAGAACGCGGCGCAAGAAAACGGGGCAAGACTTCTGTTTATGGTGAACAATTAAAGGAAAAACAAAAATTCAGATTTGCTTATGGAATTTCGGAACGGCAGTTTAGGAATTTATATAAAAAAGCAAGCCGAATGCCCGGTGTTACCGGTGATAATATGATTTCCTTGATGGAACAGCGTTTGGATAATACGATTTATCGAATGGGCTTTGCTATCAGCCGTGCACAGGCCAGACAAATGGTCACGCATGCTTATTTCTTTATTAACGGAAAGCCCGTAAACATTCCCTCGATGTGCGTAAGTGTAAACGATGTTATTACAACAAAAAATAAAAAAGGTATTCAAAACCTTATCCGTCATAATATGAGTACTTCTCAAAGTGCGAGAGGTTCTTGGCTCACAGTTGATGACGAAAAACTTTCTGCAACGGTAAATATTTTACCTGTTACTACGGATATTCAGCCCGTAGGAAATATCCAGAACGTTGTTGAATACTATTCAAGAAATGCTTAA